Genomic DNA from Bosea sp. (in: a-proteobacteria):
ATATCGCCCGCCAGCCACCATCGAGGTGATTTCGGACGGCACTACCGTGGCCGTGCGCGACAAGCGTCTGGCAACCCAGGACAATTACCTGATCGGCCAGACGCCGCTCAAATTCCTGCTCAAGGAGCGCATCGACCTGCGCCGCGACGTCAAGATCCTTGGCGTCTCCTCAAGGCCTGACCTCATCCGCGTGACCATGGAGGACAGGGCGACGCTTGGCGGCACCTCACGGATCACCCTGCATTACGACCCGCGCGCCGACCGGCTCAGGCAATGGGTGATCATCGATCCGCAGGGATACGAGACCAGCGTGCAGGTGGCGAATCTGGACACGGATCGCCGGCCCGACCCGTCGCTCTTCCGGATCACCATCAACAATGACCGGACCAGCAACAACTGAGCCGGGGTCTGACGGTCGCATTGTCCGCCGGCGCCTTGAAATGCTGAAACCGGGCGCTTGAATCGTTTGATGAGCGCGCCAGTTTCCCTTCCGG
This window encodes:
- a CDS encoding cell envelope biogenesis protein LolA, translated to MIARALALAALLLVPVAEVAMAQQVPFPPRRPAELGRSARSPAPAPAAATPASPSQPLTPAAAPMRLTPDAATTPVRPAPTGPLSEDAALDRVNDYMNSFRTLIADFVQFGGDGRRYEGRLYIHRPGRMRFEYRPPATIEVISDGTTVAVRDKRLATQDNYLIGQTPLKFLLKERIDLRRDVKILGVSSRPDLIRVTMEDRATLGGTSRITLHYDPRADRLRQWVIIDPQGYETSVQVANLDTDRRPDPSLFRITINNDRTSNN